The nucleotide sequence TGATCCAGTCCTAGCTGTCCTGCTATGTGAGCTACGCAGCCAGACGGGGACGCTAGAACGAAATGCTactttagcctagcttagcttcACGCTGCAACACGAGAACAATGCCATGTTAAGATCTGCTATATCCTATATCCTTTCATCAACTGTTATTTTAGCTGACAGATCGCCTAGTTCTAGCTGGAAAAATAGTTTAATCCTCCATTTAAACTAGACAAAGGACACTCAAATATGACTCCTTTTCATAGACAGTACAGTCCTTTTGTGCAATGACACTGATAAACAAAATTCTGTATATTCTCAAACTCACTTGATTTCTGGCCTGCTTTCTTACTGTATGTCCTTAATGATTGATTTGTGCCCACAGACCCCAACCCCAAACCTGACACACCTGTAGTGAACCCACCACCCAGCGGAGGAGGTCAGTCCACACATATCATTTATTACGTCTTTAGACTGACTTTAAATGGCTCTTAAAAGGACACATCTGCTGATATTCTTTTTGATCTTAATCCCATGTGGAGTCAGAGTACAGCAGGTTTATCCTAATAAATGTCAACTTTAATGGTTAAATTGTACTTTTCTAAAAGGTGGAGGAACTTTCGATATCAACGACTTAGCTGATGCTGGTGGTGATGGCTACAAGCCCGATGAAGGCCCAGGAGGAGGTGAGACCTAACATCACATTGGTTCAATTAAGCTTAATACAATATAGTATGAATATTTGTGTTAgatatacatattatatatttgccTCTGAACACTGGATGTAGTTTTGAATCTTAATGTAGTTTCCTTCCTTTGTTTTTGGTGTCTGACTCATTCAAGCTTAGCGCCTCAAGAGAACTGcaaaacatgtatttactgTCACGGCAACGCTGACACATTCCAATCTGACCACATCTTATTCATCTATTCTCGTTGTTTTGAGGGTGAAGTGAAATAGTGTGCTTTCATGTTAGGGGCATTAGTTctgcaaaccacacacacaacacagttAAAGGGTTTATTCAGAAATCATAGTGTAAGACGGTTGACAGTAAGGTATATAAGTATGTTGGCTAACATGCTGTGACTCACTTGTTACGTTAGTGATGTTTACCAGTTGCTACAGCATCGCTTGTATTATGTTCTCCTTGGGTTAGGGTTACCTGTCGTTAACCCTGTCGTTCACGGGTTTCAACGGAAAAATAAGTGCCGACCGGTCCATATGTCCTGAAGAGAAAAGAGGAAGATCTGGCGGTCAAATATTATCTGCGTTTATTGAACTTAAATATCACTGCCATGTGCAAAATGGACACCAGAACACTGCTTTAGGCATGCTTAAGGTGGACTCACATTTGTACGGTAATTTGAGTACGGTAATTGTACGCTAGTTTATGATTTAAGAAGATGAACCCATAATGAAATAGCTCAGCAAAGGAATGGTCATACAGcctttgttttgtgtttctttCCTGCGGTTGAGCTGGAGCATGGAAGTCATTAGTTGTTCTTCTACGAAAGAAAGAGGAATAAAACCCACAGGCTCTGCAGTGTAATGGGGAACACATGGCTGGTTTCAGATCACATTCTGCTGCACAGCCTACACCCCCTCTCAGCTGGAGTAAGAACAGTCAAAGAAATGTAGAAGGGGAATCCCAGTGATGACACTAATACTTATAATACTATCAGGGTTGGGCAGGAAGTGGGACCCAGGAGCAGTGAAAAATAAGATGTCAGTTCGTTTTTACAAGAGCTGGTAAACAAAAAGGAACAGTTTAACACTTGTACAAACCAGGGAGCACGAGGGGAATACAGGCAGGAGTTCATGGAAAGACGACAAACTGACAAAGAAGACACACTCACagtgacaagacacagctggggggggggggcaaggacATGAGGAGCAgcattcttattatacatccatgggggcAGCAGGtcaacacaatcagacaatcaggcaggaagtaaagcagacaagacacaaggaggaaatacatttcaaaataaaaccggTATCATTAAATACAACAATTAAATCTAAATGTTCTTTTTGAATCCAGGTGGTGGCTACGAATCTAACGGTACGTCTGATATATTTCATTCTGCAGTATTGTTATAAGTTTGCTACAATACTAAATCTCCTTTGTGTCCTCATCCTAGATGGTGCTGAAGAGCCTCAAGGTAAACCCCATATCTCATCCTCTTCTctacttcctgtctttgtgtttgTGCGTGGGCCTCTTTATTCCTCCCTGAAGAGTTCGTCCGCTCTTTAAGTCTTGATGAGATTTCCTGTTTACGGTCTTTAGAGGAAGTTGGGTTCACTTCTTCAGTTTGGTCGCCGATCCAATACTTGCTGTGGTGGTGTTCAGCCTCAGTTCACCGGAACAAACTGGTGTGTTTGGGGGTGATTTGACATCTTTGATACTTGGAACCCCGGTCTGGTTTCTGTGGCTAAAACACTGCTACGATTGTGTGTCGTTGCAGATCCAGACCTTCTGTGGGGCCACATCCTGAagatgctaaatgctaacatgccAGAGGAATTCTATATGTGGATGTCCAACTTAAAGCAGGTCCTCGCCCCTCTGTTAGAGAGGGCCATGAATCTGCTGCAAGTTATACCCTGAAGCATCTCACATCTGATTGGCTCTCAGGTTTAATAGTGATTGCTTCAATGTGAGGGAATTGTGAAGCTGACGGCGGGACGATTACTGGGATTTTTTATTCTTTCTTGAAGGTTAATTTGAAACTGTGTAGCTAACCCGGGTACACCCCCTGTGCCCTTTGACCTCTGTTATCGTAGCACATAGCTGCATGTCTGAAATGGAGCTGGGAGATCTGTGTACGGTGAACCCCCGCTAAAAGACTAAATAATATAGTGTTGACTTTCTCCCTGTTATTCCAGACTTACCAGACACCCTGCTGTATGTGGGTGTAGACCTACATTCATTTTATTCTCACTCCACCCAGCAGTGCCATGACTCATAATGTTGTTAGTGTCTAATGTGTGACTGCAGCACACAGCTACTTTTCTTACACAACAGTaatgtttcatgttgttttaAAGCTTGTAGGTCGTTGCTGTCCTACATACAGTTTccacgtgtgtgtgtcttcGCACCGCACACACATACTTTACATTGCCAGCATTCAAAGCTGACAGATCCAACACGTACAGTTGGTTTTACTTCTCGTTTGTACGAAAACATCCTCACCAACTTGAAAAGTATATTTGCATTTCTCCTATGAAAGTGTTTTGGGCCATTGTCGTGCGTTCGCTCCAACGGGCCACCATACTCGTCATTGGATTCACTTTGAAGAATTGGATCATATGATGTTTTTCCCTCTGGCGTCTTTTAGCTCATGAGAAGCTCTCTGTGTACTTTTCGGTTTCCGTCAGCGTATTTATTTTTGGTGTCTTCTTTGTAGTTTTTCTTACTTGTGGTCTTCATGGAGCATTGCTGCTGTGAATGCAATGTTAAGTCATGAGATGTACGATGCATaatgaataaaacaaacatgTGGACTGATCAGAGTTGACTTCACCACGCGTCTGATTTATGAACCATGGAAGGTACACCTGACTGATTACTTTTGACCTGGCACAATGCACATTTTAAACCTTTTAAAACCATTCTATCATCCACTGAAGCACACATTCAGAACACTGGCTGCATGCTCCTGCAGGCAGGCGGCATCCTGCGATTCTTTTTTCATGTCCATGCAACACCTTGTTTTAGCACTGAGTCACAAGACACACCTCTCCCTCATGACTCAGCGCCAGTCAGTGGAGACAGGCTTATTTTGTATgcagccagtgtgtgtgtgtgtgtgtgtgtgtgtgccccacCCTGCCCTGGAGCCTGGGTGTATTCCCTTGTAATCCAGCTCTCTAGACCtgtcctttctcttttttatttgtttgtctTCCCACTGACTGGTTATCCTCCGGTTGATACCAACTGCCTGTGTGTTTCTTATGTTCATGTTTCTTTTACATGACTATATTTAAATATTCCATACAGAGTGTTCTGGGAACTTTTTCCCAGTGTGTGTGTCGGTTCTGTCATCCAAAGTCCAAAGACTGCCACCTTGTGGAAGACTGAGGTGATGCAGGTTACTGTTAGAATAACTCTGAATTAAGATCACATTCAGGACAGAAACGTCAATAATTATGTAGTGAATACATGACTATTGACATGTTGGTTCTGAGCCAATCAGACACAAGGATGTCCAATCATCTGTATTGTTCTTATTACAATTTTAGATTAGAAAAACTTTAAAGATTCCAAATTGATTTTAGAAATATTTATCTATAGAGTACACAATATGGACATATACAGAATGAGTGGGAAAACACTATAATAGATAAACCTACTACTAAGGAGCTATAAACATAGGATATTTACATCTTTAATTGTGCAAAGTAATAATAATTTGACAATTTCTTTCAGTGAtttgttaaaaaaagaaaatgcttGTTATTTTTTAAGCTCAATTAATTTTATTTGCAAAATGTATCGCAGTAGAAATGACCATTATTTTACACACtatctttatatatatttgaataGACTATAGCAAATTAACTTGAATTGACACAAATAGAAAAGTCAACTTTAGTTAGGAGACATACGAGAAATAACAATATAtacgctttgtgtgtgtgtgtgtgtgtgtgtgtgtgtgtgtgtgtgtgtgtgtgtgtgtgtgtgtgtgtgtgtgtgtgtgtgtgtgtgtgtgtgtgtgtgtgtgtgtgtgtgtgtgtgtgtgtgtgtgtgtgtgtgtgtgtgtgtgtgtgtgtgtgtgtgtgtgtgtgtgtcacagcagCAGGGTCTGGAAAGATTGCAGGGATTGCCAGCGCCATAGGAGTGGCTCTGTTGGGAGCAGCGTCCAGTTACTTCGCCTACCAGAAGAAGAAGCTCTGCTTCAAAATACAAGGAGGTGACTGCGTTACTCCTGACTCATCTGATCATATAGACAACATACATATATCTCAACATGTCTCACTGATCACATGTTGTGTGTTTAGGTGTCGATCCAGAGAGCGGTAAAGGCCAACACGGTAATCAGTCTGATCCTCAAGGTAGGTGGAAAGATACTTATGATTATTAGCAGCTAAGCATACTCAGGGTAtcataagtaaaagtacaagtgtaGTGTCCTACAGCAGGAAGTGCACTAACTCTTTCTTCCTTTAAATGTTTCAGTTTTCAGCAATCTGCTCAAGACGTCCTAGACACAGCGTCTGATTTCTACTCAAGAAAAGTCAGTGGCCTTCTCTGCAAAACGTACCTTCAACCAGCGGTCATATTTCTCTAGGTCTTTCTTAAGCCTTATTAAACAACCTACGGGAGCAGTGTGTAGGATTTAGGGTGCAGAAATATAATCTAATATTCCCAAACAAGTTTCATAATCACTAAGAATGTTTTCATGAGCTTTCAAAGTGCCCTTCATATAGGGAGTCTACATATCGCCCGCAATGATTCAACAGCGTTCATCAAGTTCTTTTGGTCCTTGAAGGCCACCGTAGTTTGCATGTCACTAAATCCTACACACCTTTAAATCTAACTTGAAAATAAATATGGCACTTATGTTTCATCACTCTTCCGTTCACTGCTGACATCGCTAAGATGATAATAGTTTGTGTGTTACGACTGAACACATGAAATCATTGTCCTGTTTTAACAAATAAGTGTTTCTTTTTGCGGTGTCTACCTTTGTTGTATTTCCCCACTCCAACATGTCTTTgttctttttgttttttgtgaagCGACCCTTTAATGTACACCTCAGTCTGCCTAAATACGGGGGATTTTCAAATGAAATAAGGTATTCAAATAAGCCATGCTCACTATGCTGCCCTTACATTTTAATTCACTgacttggtgttatatttaaataatagtAACTAAGAACATCAGGACTTTAGTTCTTTGAGTaagacttttattgtgaaatgttTATCACAGAAAGCTTTGGTTTCTTATTGAGAAACCAAAGCTGTTAACACGTAACAGCATTCTCTTTCAAATGAATGAGACATAAGTACTTCATTTTGTACAGATAGGAATCTACAGCATGGTACAGGCATGTTTGACCTTGTATGACATCATCATGTAACTGGATGCAAATCCAGCGGAAGGAGCTTTTAATATGAAATGCTGATTGTTTCATTTTAAGATCTAATAAATGTAGACAGTGTATTGGTAAATGCTTAAAATCTTTTGCATCGCATATCTAAATGTAACATACAGTAGAagctttttgtttgttgttgtgtttaagtGTCATTTGATTCCTTGAAGTTTGACTTTCTTCTTCATGTGTAATATGAAAGGTGCTACAGAGAATTAGTATCATTAGCTCATGGTTTGCTATTACAGCCCATGCTAGCATCGTTAGCTGCTAGCTACACCATTAACATAACCACTATATAAGGTTTAATGCTTCCAGCTTCACAACAAACCATGAACAGGACTAAACTTTCCTATTGGATTTCAGAAATAATGTTTTAGAAGTCAATCGTTGACAGATGATTTTTTGCAGGCTGTCTATCTTATCAGTTTGACTTCAGCAGCACTCTGAGGCCATGCTGACGCACTTTTGTCGCAGTGATGataatcagaatcaggttttATCCTCAGACTCGCCCATGAGTCATGCCTTTATTGCAAAGTGTCATAAATCAGAATGATTGTTGCTATGACGCTGAAATATGAGAGTGTGAGCTGTAAATACTGGAGGATGTGGATAAATGCTGCTTTCAGTTTTTACACCATGATCTGCTTTCAAGTGTTCTTGGGAGGTTTTTGTCATGTCATTTACAAGCTTAGATCTAATCCGGGTGTACTacgtctgatgtgtgtgtgagtttttcAATAAAGTGGTGTTGTACAGTTCGTCTGCTTTATGATTATTACTATAAAATGAGTGAAAATGACCGTGAGACAGAATAATCACAACTCAAGATCGATTTACTGACTACTTTAAAAAACTCTTTATATACCAATTTAGTTGCATTACATTTGATTTTTCATATTTGATATAAAAGTAAGagaaagtaatcaggttacacTTCTTTGACATTGTGATACTTAATAGGGGCAATACGTATTTTAACAGAATATGTTGTTGTGCTTCATGTTCCCTCACTGTGTCCTGTAATGTGTAAAGCAGGGTGAACCCAGAGCAGAGGGCAGCTGCTGAAGGTCCACACAGTTGCACAACACCTGGCAAGACTCACTAGTTGAATGACcagatgaacacacacacacactcccaataCAGAATGGGATGTCACTTCCTGCTGCGGTGTCACATTCATCCTGTCAGTATTTAAGGTTCCGCAGCAGCGAGAGAGATGTGCACCTGGGACCCCCGCTGACTGCTCCTCACACCCCCAACGAGAGGCCTGCTCAGTGAAGGGAAGCTAACTCGTATGTTCTGGATAAAGAGAGCGGATCTAACGCACGGAACATGTCAGGTAGGTGATCGTGTGTGACCTAAGTGATGTGTATGATGACATTGTACTGCTTTTTGTTGAGTTCTCTTGAGGAGGTAGTGTCCTAGTTGACCCTTTCTGCACATTTAAAGAGACTTTGATCTGAGGGGCACACTGTTGTTGGATTACACGGAGTGCACTCTAGTGACCCAGCTTGATTTGAATCAGAATAGACTCTCCTGTAACTCTACACGCAGCCCAGAGATGTCTTCAGACAAAAGCGCACGAGCTTCTGCCTCTGACCACTGGCTCAGTTACAACTACATGCCCCCACCCTTATGTTCACCCATAATGGAAAACAAGGCACCAAAATAACCATTCGTGTCATTTTGTGTGAAAATTGCTTTCTTAGGAGCAAAATATAATAATTCTTAACTGTAAGGATACTAAAACTGTCAAATAAAGACGTATGCAGACACAcaatcataaatatatatattttgttattctcaaAGTGTAGTTTTGGAAAATTATTCAACCTTTAAAGTCGATTGCTCTTTTGGAAAGTGGTATACACGTCTCTTAGCAACCTATTTACAGTGATTCTTAGGTTTTAAGTGTATATTTAAATTGTTTAAACCTTGTGGTGACCATTTTGTAGGTAGGGAGGCCTTCGTCACCCTGGCAACCACAAACTCCTACTGCATGGGAGCTACAGTGGTGGCCAGAAGTTTGCGGCGCCACGGGACGACTCGCAGCATCGTCGTCATGGTAACACCCAATGTCTCAGAGCAGTCAAGGTGAATGATTTCATTTCTCTGGCATATAAACTGAATATATGGCATTTGTATAATTCTCACCGTGTCATGTATGTCGTCACCAGGCTGGCCCTGCAGAGTGTCTTCGACGAGGTGATCACCGTGGACGTGATGGACAGTGAGGACCGTCTCAACCTGTCCCTGCTGGGACGTCCTGAGCTGGGCATCACCTTCACCAAGATCCACTGCTGGACTCTGACCCAGTACAGCAAGTGTGTGTTCCTGGATGCCGACACACTGGTGAGTCCTgctgcacacacagaaacacatgtGTA is from Pseudochaenichthys georgianus chromosome 2, fPseGeo1.2, whole genome shotgun sequence and encodes:
- the cd99 gene encoding CD99 molecule isoform X1 — protein: MRLCLRIVSLLFVVTGTLTQDGFNLLDALDEVPPTPAKPKEEPKAPEDPISDDGLSLSDAFGPAEPMPTPKPTKKPSSGDAGGGGGFDLGDALGPDPNPKPDTPVVNPPPSGGGGGTFDINDLADAGGDGYKPDEGPGGGGGYESNDGAEEPQAAGSGKIAGIASAIGVALLGAASSYFAYQKKKLCFKIQGGVDPESGKGQHGNQSDPQVFSNLLKTS
- the cd99 gene encoding CD99 molecule isoform X3, with amino-acid sequence MRLCLRIVSLLFVVTGTLTQDGFNLLDALDEVPPTPAKPKEEPKAPEDPISDDGLSLSDAFGPAEPMPTPKPTKKPSSGDAGGGGGFDLGDALGPDPNPKPDTPVVNPPPSGGGGGTFDINDLADAGGDGYKPDEGPGGAAGSGKIAGIASAIGVALLGAASSYFAYQKKKLCFKIQGGVDPESGKGQHGNQSDPQVFSNLLKTS
- the cd99 gene encoding CD99 molecule isoform X2; amino-acid sequence: MRLCLRIVSLLFVVTGTLTQDGFNLLDALDEVPPTPAKPKEEPKAPEDPISDDGLSLSDAFGPAEPMPTPKPTKKPSSGDAGGGGGFDLGDALGPDPNPKPDTPVVNPPPSGGGGGTFDINDLADAGGDGYKPDEGPGGGGGYESNDGAEEPQAGSGKIAGIASAIGVALLGAASSYFAYQKKKLCFKIQGGVDPESGKGQHGNQSDPQVFSNLLKTS
- the cd99 gene encoding CD99 molecule isoform X5, whose translation is MRLCLRIVSLLFVVTGTLTQDGFNLLDALDEVPPTPAKPKEEPKAPEDPISDDGLSLSDAFGPAEPMPTPKPTKKPSSGDAGGGGGFDLGDALGPDPNPKPDTPVVNPPPSGGGGGTFDINDLADAGGDGYKPDEGPGGGGGYESNDGAEEPQEEVGFTSSVWSPIQYLLWWCSASVHRNKLIQTFCGATS
- the cd99 gene encoding CD99 molecule isoform X4; this encodes MRLCLRIVSLLFVVTGTLTQDGFNLLDALDEVPPTPAKPKEEPKAPEDPISDDGLSLSDAFGPAEPMPTPKPTKKPSSGDAGGGGGFDLGDALGPDPNPKPDTPVVNPPPSGGGGGTFDINDLADAGGDGYKPDEGPGGGGGYESNDGAEEPQDPDLLWGHILKMLNANMPEEFYMWMSNLKQVLAPLLERAMNLLQVIP